CGGGCACGTCGAACTGGGTGCCCCACTTGGGGTTGGTCACGACCTTCCAGCCCGCGATGAGCGGCTTGGCGTCCCCGTCGGCGCCGCGCGGGTTCGCCTCGGGCGAGGACGCGGATTCGGAGGGCTTGGCGGGCGCGGACGACTTCTTGTCGTCGGCGACGTTCTTGCCGTCCTTGTCATCGTCCTTGTTCAGCACGACGACGCCGGTGACCGCTGCGGCCACCACGACCGCGGTGGCCGCGACGATGGCGACGACGGTCGTCTTCTTCTTGTCGTTGCCGGGCTGGGGCCCGCCGGGCGGACCGGGCACCGCGTACTGCGGGACGGTCGGCTGCTGGTAGGGATTGGGCTGCTGGTATCCCGGCTGGCCCTGCTGCGGGTACCCGGGCTGCTGCCCGGGCTGGCCCTGCTGCGGGTAGCCGTACCCGGGCTGCTGCTCGGGACCGGGCTGCTGGTACCCCGGCTGCTGATAGGGGTTCGGCTGCTGGTACCCCGGCTGCTGGTACGGGTTCTGGTTCTGGTCCTGCGGGTTTTGCTCGCCCCCGGGCGGCTGCTGTCCTGGCCACATGGCGAGTAACGATAGAGGTGCGGCGCCCGGGCGGCTACGGCCGCCCCCGTGAGCGGACGGTGAAGGATGCGGCCGGGGCGCAGGTGCGTGGCCGCGGAGCCATGGCCAAACCTCTCTACTCATGAGTAACATCAGGCTCATGAGCGCTGAACAGATGACCGCCGGCGAGATGGTCGCCGCGTCGGTTCCGATGGTCCGGACCCTCAACCTCGAATTCCTGGAGTCCACCGCCGAACGCGCGGTGGTCCGCATGCCGGACCAGGCCGACTACCACAACCACCTCGGCGGACCGCACGCCGGCGCGATGTTCACGCTGGCGGAGTCGGCGAGCGGCGCCATCGTCATGGCCGCGTTCGGCGACCAGCTGACGCGGGCCGTGCCGCTCGCGGTGAACGCCCGGATCGACTACAAGAAGCTGGCGATGGGCGAGGTCACCGCGACCGCCACACTCGGCCGCCCGGTGGCCGACGTCGTCGCCGAGCTCGACGCGGGCAAGCGCCCCGAGTTCCCGGTGGACATCCGGATCCAGCGCGCCGACGGCGGTGTGACCGGTGAGATGACGGTGCTCTGGACGCTGCGGCCGAACGCCTGATTCCGGCCTGCGCCCCCACGGGCCGCCACGCACCCGGGAGGGAGCGGGCGGCCCTTCGCGCTGTCCGGGCCGACGGGGCGACCGGTAGGCTTCCCGCCGTGCGCCGAGGAGTTGTCCGGCGGGCGATGAGGACATCACTACGGAGGAACCGGCGTTGCACATCCAGGAGTGGCTGGAGACCGTCCCCGCGATCAGCGTGTACGTCCTGGTGGGCGTCGTGATCGGACTGGAGAGCCTGGGCATCCCGCTGCCCGGCGAGATCGTCCTGATCAGCGCGGCGCTGCTGGCCGCCGGACACGACGGGATCAACCCGTGGGTCCTGGGCGCCTGCGCCACGGCCGGGGCGGTGATCGGCGACTCGATCGGCTACGCCATCGGCCGCAAGGGCGGACGGCCGCTGCTCGCCTGGCTCGGCGGGAAGTTCCCCCGGCACTTCGGCGAGGGCCAGATCGCCATGGCGGAGCGCTCGTTCCAGAAATGGGGCATGTGGGCCGTTTTCTTCGGCCGCTTCGTCGCGCTGCTGCGGATCTTCGCCGGACCGCTCGCGGGCGTCCTGCACATGCCGTACTGGAAGTTCCTGATCGCCAACGTGCTCGGCGGGATCGCCTGGGCGGGCGGCACCACGGCAGTCATCTACTCCGTGGGTGTCGTCGCCGAGGAGTGGCTCAAGCGGTTCTCGTACCTGGGGCTGGCGATCGCGGTCCTGATCGGGCTGGCCTCGATGCTGATCATCAAGAACCGGGCCAAGAAGGCGGCCGCGCACTCCACCGCCGAGGCCGTACCGGAAGCGGGTTCCGTGCCGGTCGCCGACTGACGGGCCGGGACCGGCCGGGGCCTTCGCGCTCAGCCCTCGTGCGCCTGCCGGTGGGCCTTGGCCAGCTCCACGTAACCGACCGCGTTGAACTTGATGCCTTCCAGCTCCTCCTCGGTCAGCTGCCGCTTGACCTTGGCGGGCACGCCCGCGACCAGCGAGCCCGGGGGGACGCGCATCCCCTGCGGGACGAGGGCCTGGGCGGCGATCAGCGAACCGGCACCGATGTGGGCGCCGTTGAGCACGGTGGCACCCATGCCGACCAGGACGTCGTCCTCGATGGTGCAGCCGTGCAGCACGGCGTTGTGCCCGACCGAGACACGCTCGCCGACCGTGACGGGGAAGCCGGGGTCGACGTGGACGCTGCAGTTGTCCTGGATGTTCGATGCGGCGCCGATGACGATCGGGCCGCAGTCCGCCCGCAGCACCGCGTGGTACCAGAGGCTGGAACCCGCGGCCATCGTGATCTCACCGATCGCGACCGACGTCGGTGCGGTGAAGGCATCCGCGTGGATGACCGGCTCCTTGCCGCCCATGGCCGTGATCAACGCCTGCTCTGCCATCGCGCGTCCTTCCCTGCTCCGGTGCTGTGGGGCGCGATCGTCCGATCGTCGCCGGACGGCCCCGCCCGGGAAACGGTAAGCGACGGGTGCGCCGCTCAGTGGTGCGGTGGGGTGAAGATCACAGGCCGGCGCGGCGGCCGCCCGCGGGCCTGCCGATACCGTGTGCGAGTGCCGAAGAACAGAAACACGTTCTCCTCCCTGACCGCCTGGCGGCGGCGCGCCCTGTCCGGGGCCGTCCACCGCTGCTGGCGCTGGGTGCAGCAGACGGGCGCGGTCACGGCATCACACCCCGGCGGGCTGCGGTTCGGCCGGATCGGCGAGGGTACCCGGCTGGCCTTCCCGCAGGGAACGGTGTTCGGGGAGCGGTGGATCGAGCTGGGAGACCACTGCGTCATCGGCGAGCAGGTCACCCTCACGGCGGGGCTCATGCCCGATCTGGATCTCGGATCCGATCCCATCCTGACGCTCGGCGACGGCGTGGTGCTGGGCCGCGGGAGCCATGTGGTCGCCGACACCACGGTGACCATCGGCTCGGACACGTACTGCGGACCGTACGTCTACATCACCTCGACCAACCACAGCTACGACGACCCGCAGGAGCCGGTCGGCAAGCAGTGGCCACGGATGGAGCCGGTGGCCATCGGCCCCGGCTGCTGGATCGGCACCGGCGCGGTGATCCTGCCGGGCGCCAGGCTGGGCCGCAACGTCGTGGTGGCCGCCGGTGCGGTGGTGCGCGGCGAGGTGCCCGACCACGCGGTGGTGGCCGGGGCCCCGGCCCGTGTCGTACGGAGCTGGGACGCCGAGAAGGGGTGGCAGCCGCCCCTGCGGACGCCGGCCCCGGTACCGATTCCCGCAGGTGTGACCCCGGAACAGCTCCTGGCCGTGGCGGAGCTCGACGAGAGCTGAGGGACCGGGGCGGAGCGCGAGGTCATGAGGGGGCCTCGCAGTACAGTGCGATGAATGGTGGGGTACACCACACCGTAGTGCGATATTTTCGACCCCTTCATCCAGAATATTGGACGGAAAGTGACTGATCTCGACCAGCTGACCCAGTCCCTCGCGCGAAACCTCAAGCGCTGGCGCGGCGAGCGGAGCTTCACCCTGGACGCACTTGCCGCCCGGGCCGGGGTCAGTCGCGGAATGATCATCCAGATCGAACAGGCCCGCACCAACCCCAGCGTCGGCACCACGGTCAAGCTCGCCGACGCCCTGGGGATCAGCATCACCACGCTGCTCGACTACGAACAGGGTGCACCGGTCCGCCTGGTCCCCGAGAGCCAGGCCGTCCGCATGTGGTCCACGGAGGCGGGCAGTTTCAACGCCCTGCTGGTCGGTACGGAGGCCAGGGGCCCGCTGGAGCTCTGGTCCTGGCAGCTGATGCCCGGCGACGGCAGCGCGTCCGACCCGCACCCCCAAGGAACCGTGGAACTTCTCCACGTCACCGCGGGCACCCTCACCCTCGTCGTCGACGACACCGTGTACTCCGTGCCCGCCGGCGCCTCCGCCACCTTCGAGGCGCACCACGCGCACGCCTACCGCAACGAAGGTTCCGAGCCCGTCGGCGTCACCATGGCCGTATCCATCCCGCCCGCCAGATGAGACGTCCAACCGGGAAGGCATGAGGGGTTGTTAGCGTGGCGCGCATGCGCGCCCCCATCGGCTCCTTCGAGGATGCCCACCCCGCTGCCGACCGTCTCGGACTTCTCACCGCCCCGGTGGCGCGAGCGGTACGGGAGGGCTGGGGCGGCGTTCCTGCCGAACAGATCATTTACGTCGACACGGACCCGGAGATCGCCGACACGGCGGCCTTCGTCGAGCACCACGGGGCCGATCTGCTGAGCCGCTCGGCCAACTGCGTCGTGGTGGCGGGCAAGCGGGGCGGCGAGGTCACCCTGGCCGCCTGCCTGGTCCTGTCCCACTCCCGGGTCGACGTGAACGGCGCCGTCCGCAAGCACCTCGGCGCCCGCAAGGCCTCGTTCGCCCCGATGGAAAAGGCGGTCGGCGAGACCGGGATGGAGTACGGCGGCATCACGCCCGTCGGACTCCCGGACGGCTGGCCCCTGTTGATCGACTCCGCCGTGGTGGACGAGGAGTGGGTCCTCATCGGCAGCGGCTCCCGCCGAGGCAAGCTGATCATGCCGGGCAAGGCGCTGGCGGCCCTGCCGGGCGCCGTTGTGGTCGAAGGACTGGGGATCACCGGCTGAGACCGCCGACCGCCGACCGCCGCCGGGTCACGGCGGCGGAACGTCAGGTGGCCGGGGTGCACGGTTCGCTTGCGACGGCACCGCGGCGATGCGACGGCAGCCATCGCACGGCGAACGCGACCGCTGCCGGGAACCGGAACAGGCGGCCCGTGGCGGAGCCCACCGCAGCGGTACGGACCGCCGTGCCGTGGTCCGATCGTTCGAAGTCCGCGCCCAGCGCCGTGAAGTCGCTGTCGTCCAGCGCCACGTCCTCGTACTCCCACCACCGGCGGCGGCCTCCGTCCCGCACCACGCACCGGTAGGTGCGGCGGGGTGGGGACGGGACGCGGTACTCGGCGAGGTGGAAAGCCGTGCAGGAGCCGAAGCCGGTCCCGAGCAGCAGAATCCCGGCCCGCAGTTCGTGCAGACGGGCCAGCGGGGAGTCCTCGCCCAGGTGGCAGTCGGGGTGATGGTCCGCCACCACGTGGCCGGCCAGCGGGCCGAGTGCGGCGAAGGAGGTCTGCGGGTGCGCGCTGCGGGCGGCGCCGTGGGTCCGGCGCACCGCCTCCGAGAGCCGGCCCATCGACGGGGCCGCCGTGGTGGCCGGATCGAACGCGGGCATCGCCGCCCGAACGGCTTCCCGCTCCTGCTCGCCGAGGCCACGGACCCGGGCGTGGTACAGCGCGGAGGTGTCGGAGTTCTCCGGGGTGAAAGCCGGCACCACCAGCGTGCCCTCGGGGCCCAGCGCATCCCGCAGCGCGGCCGCGACCGCATCCGCGCCGCCGTCCACCGCTCCCACCGCGCGCAGCGACGCGTGCACCATCAGCACGCTGCCGCGCTCGACACCGAGCGAGGCCAGCTCTCCGGCCAGGCGGGCCCTGCTGTGCGGAACGGTCGGCACCCTCGGGATGCGGGCAGTACTCACAGCACGTCATTGTCCCGGTCCGGAGCGGCGTGTGACACCCCGCACATGCGAGCGGGGCCCACCGCGCCTCAGCGGTTCAGCGCGGGAATTTCGATGGCGGGGCAGCGGTCCATGACCATGTCGAGCCCGGCCGCCCTCGTGCGCTCGTACGCCTTCTCGTCGATCACCCCGAGCTGGAACCAGACCGCCGAGGCACCGATCGCCACCGCCTCGTCCGCCACCGCACCGGCCAGCTCACTGTTGACGAAGACGTCCACCACGTCGACCGGGAAGGGGATGTCCGCAAGCGAGGCGTAGCCCTCCTCGCCGTGCACCCGTTCCGCCTTGGGATGGACGGGTACCACCCGCTTGCCGAAGCGCTGGAGCACCTCGGCCACGCCGTAGGCCGCGCGCGAGCGGTTGCCGGACAGCCCCACCACCGCCCAGGTGTCGCCGGTCTCCTCGAGAATCCTGCGGATCGTCTCCGTGTCTGCGTACATGATCCGCACAACGGACGGCCGCTCCGGACCATTCCCGCGGCTGCGCATAGGCTGGCCGGATGCAGGAGCAGTACCGGACAGTCGCCCGCGCGGGCGTGCACGAGACCGAGATCAACCGATCACGCTTCCTCTGCGCGCTCGCCCCCGCCGCCACCGAACAGGACGCCCAGGACTTCGTCGCACGCGTCCGCCGGGAACACCCGACCGCCACCCACAACTGCTTCGCGTACGTGATCGGCGCCGACGCCTCCGTACAGAAGGCCAGTGACGACGGCGAGCCGGGGGGTACCGCCGGCGTCCCCATGCTGCAGATGCTCACCCGCCGCGAGATGCGGTACGTCGTCGCCGTCGTGACCCGCTACTACGGCGGGGTGAAACTCGGCGCAGGCGGACTGATCCGGGCCTACGGGGGTGTGGTCGGCGAGGCCCTCGACGCCATCGGCACGCTCACCCGGCAGCGGTTCCGGATCGCGACGGTCACGGTGGGACATCAGCGCGCCGGCCGGCTGGAGAACGAACTGCGGGCCACCGGACGCACCGTGCGCGAAGTCCGTTACGCGGAGGCCGTGACCATCGAGATCGGCCTGCCGGACGCCGAGGTCGAGGAGTTCCGGCGCTGGCTGGCCGACGCCACGGCGGGCGAGGCGGAGCTGGAGCTGGGCGCGGAGGCGTACGGGGACGCCTGAGCGGACGGACCCGGCGAGCTGCCCGTGGCCGTCTTCCCGGCTGTTGCCCCGGCGGCGTATCGGGTGGTGGGAGACTGTGGTGCGTGGGGGAACAGGGGCGGGGGGCGCACGAGTGGCGGGCCCCGGTGCCGGGGCCCTGAACGGGCGCGCTGCACGGCCGGACAGGACCCGGGGGACGAGGAAGCGAAACATGCAGGTCGGAGCCGGCTCTTGAGGATTTTGCACACATCGGACTGGCACCTGGGCCGGTCGTTCCACCGTGTCTCGCTGCACGAGGCGCAGGCCGCCTACCTCGACCACCTGGTGGCCACCGTGCAGGAGCACGAGGTCGACGTCGTGCTCGTGGCAGGTGACGTGTACGACAGAGCAGTGCCGCCGCTCTCCGCTGTGGAGCTCTTCGACGACGCGCTGCACCGGCTCGCCGCCGCCGGGGTGCCCACCGTGATGATCTCCGGGAACCACGACTCGGCCCGGCGGCTCGGTGTCGGCGCGGGACTCATGGGGCGGGCCGGCATCCATCTGCGGACCGACCCCGCCGACTGCGCCACCCCAGTCGTGATTCCGGACACACACGGCGACGTGGCGTTCTACGGCCTCCCCTATCTCGAACCCGCCCTCGTCAAGGACGTGTTCAAGGCGGAGCGGGCCGGGCACGAGGCCGTGCTGACGGCCGCCATGGACCGGGTCCGCGCCGATCTCGCCGAGCGGCCGGACGCCACCCGGTCCGTGGTCCTCGCCCATGCCTTCGTCGCGGGCGGCGAGCCGAGCGACAGCGAACGCGACATCACCGTCGGCGGAGTGGCGGCCGTCCCCGCCGGAGTCTTCGACGGGGTCGACTACGTGGCACTCGGGCACCTGCACGGCTGCCAGACCGTCGCCGAGCGCGTCCGGTACTCCGGCTCCCCGCTCGCGTACTCCTTCTCGGAGACCGCCCACCGCAAGACGATGTGGCTGATCGACCTCGACGCCACAGGCGCGATCGCCGCCGAGCGGATCGACTGCCCGGTGCCCCGACCGCTCGCCCGGCTCCGGGGCCGGCTCGACGCCCTCCTCGACGACCCGGCCCTCGACCGGCACGAACACTGCTGGGTCGAGGCCACCCTCACCGACCCGGTCCGGCCGGCCGAGCCGATGGCCCGTCTCGTCGAGCGCTTCCCGCACACGCTCAGCCTCGTCCTCGAACCGGACCGGGCACCCGACGACCCGCACACCTCCTACGCCCAGCGGCTGCGGGGACGCGACGACCAGAGCATCGCGGAGGACTTCGTGGCCCATGTCCGCGGCGGATACGGCATCGACGAACACGAGCGGACCGTACTGCGCAGCGCCTTCGACCACGTACGGGTCGACGACGGCGTACGCGAGGTGAACCGATGAGGCTCCACCGGCTCGGCATCACCGCCTTCGGCCCCTTCGGCACCACTCAGGAGATCGACTTCGACGCGCTCTCGGCGGGCGGGCTCTTTCTGCTGCACGGACCGACCGGCGCCGGCAAGACCTCGGTCCTCGACGCCGTCTGCTACGCCCTGTACGGGGCCGTGCCCGGCGCCCGGCAGAGCCCCGGCACCTCGCTGCGCAGCGACCACGCCGCCGCGGACCTGCCGACCGAGGTCCGGCTCGAACTCACCGTTGCCGGGCGCCGTCTGGAGATCACCCGGCGCCCGGCCCAGCCCCGGCCCAAGAAGCGGGGCGGCGGCCACACCGTCGAGAAGGCGCAGAGCGGGCTGCGCGTGTACGACACCGAGCAGGGCTGGCAGGCGCTGAGCCGTTCGCACCAGGAGATCGGTGAGGAGATCACGCAGCTCATCGGGATGAGCCGGGAACAGTTCTGCCAGGTGGTGCTCCTGCCGCAGGGCGACTTCGCCCGTTTCCTGCGGGCCGACGCGGAAGCCCGCGGCAAGCTGCTCGGCCGGCTCTTCGACACCCGCCGCTTCGCTGCCGTCGAGGAGCGCCTCGCCGACCTGCGCCGGGCCGCCGAGAACCAGGTCAGGGCCGGGGACGAACAGACCCTCGCCCTCGCCCAGCGGATCGCCCAGGCCGCAGGGCCTGCCGGGCGCGAATGCCCGCTGCCGGACGTCCAGCCGGGCGAACCGGGGCTCGCGGACGCCGTACTGGCATGGGCCGCGACGGCCCGCAGCAGCGCCCGGGAGCGGCTCGACATCGCCGCCGAGGTGCTGTCCGCGGCCGAGAGCCGCCATGCGGCAGCCAGGTTCGCTCTGGACGCCGAACGGGAACTGGCCGCGCTTCAGCAGCGGTACGCGGAGACGCGGCGCCGCGCCGCCGCGTCGGAGGCGGGCCGGCCCGGACACGACGACGCCCGGGAACGGCTGAGCCGCGCCCGCAAGGCGGACCGCGTCGCCCCGGCACTGGAACTGCGCGACGAAGCGGAGCGGGCGTACCGGCGCGCGAGCGCGGCCCGGGACCGCTCGCGGTCCCGGCTGCCGGGCAGCCTGGCCGACGCGGGCGCCGAGCAGCTGGCAGCCCTGGAACGCAGACTGCGCGAGGAGCTCGGCGGCCTTGACGCCGCGCGCCGTGCCGAGCGGCGCAGCGCGGAGATCGACAGCGAACGCACCGCGCTGGAACGGCAGGCGCGGGCCGATGACGAACTGATCCGCGACGCCGAGGGCTGGCTGACCGGCTGGGAGGCCACCCGCAGCGGACTGCACGCCCGTATCGAAGCGGCGCAGGAGGCCGCGACCCGTGCCGAACTGCTGGCCGGGCGGCTGGATCCGGCCCGGCGACGGCTGGAAGCGGCCCGCCGCAGGGATGAGCTGGCGGACGAGTCGTCCTGCGCCGAGGACCGGCTCGCCCGTGCCCGCGAGCGCGCCCTGGGCACCCGCGAGCACTGGCTCGACCTGCGCGAGCGACGGCTGCGCGACATCGCGGCCGAACTCGCGCGGGAACTCGTCGAGGGTGAGGCCTGCACGGTCTGCGGTTCCGCCGACCACCCGCGGCCGGCCCGCGCCGGGGAGGGGCACGTCGACCAGGCGACGGAGGACGCCGCGGAGGGCGCCCACCGGCGTGCCGAGCAGGCGCGCACCGAGGCGGAGCACGCGCTCGGAGCCGTACGCGAACGCTATGCGGCAGCGCGTGCGGAGGCAGTGGAG
This genomic interval from Streptomyces sp. NBC_00464 contains the following:
- a CDS encoding DUF4442 domain-containing protein, with protein sequence MTAGEMVAASVPMVRTLNLEFLESTAERAVVRMPDQADYHNHLGGPHAGAMFTLAESASGAIVMAAFGDQLTRAVPLAVNARIDYKKLAMGEVTATATLGRPVADVVAELDAGKRPEFPVDIRIQRADGGVTGEMTVLWTLRPNA
- a CDS encoding DedA family protein, with the translated sequence MHIQEWLETVPAISVYVLVGVVIGLESLGIPLPGEIVLISAALLAAGHDGINPWVLGACATAGAVIGDSIGYAIGRKGGRPLLAWLGGKFPRHFGEGQIAMAERSFQKWGMWAVFFGRFVALLRIFAGPLAGVLHMPYWKFLIANVLGGIAWAGGTTAVIYSVGVVAEEWLKRFSYLGLAIAVLIGLASMLIIKNRAKKAAAHSTAEAVPEAGSVPVAD
- a CDS encoding gamma carbonic anhydrase family protein, translating into MAEQALITAMGGKEPVIHADAFTAPTSVAIGEITMAAGSSLWYHAVLRADCGPIVIGAASNIQDNCSVHVDPGFPVTVGERVSVGHNAVLHGCTIEDDVLVGMGATVLNGAHIGAGSLIAAQALVPQGMRVPPGSLVAGVPAKVKRQLTEEELEGIKFNAVGYVELAKAHRQAHEG
- a CDS encoding acyltransferase → MPKNRNTFSSLTAWRRRALSGAVHRCWRWVQQTGAVTASHPGGLRFGRIGEGTRLAFPQGTVFGERWIELGDHCVIGEQVTLTAGLMPDLDLGSDPILTLGDGVVLGRGSHVVADTTVTIGSDTYCGPYVYITSTNHSYDDPQEPVGKQWPRMEPVAIGPGCWIGTGAVILPGARLGRNVVVAAGAVVRGEVPDHAVVAGAPARVVRSWDAEKGWQPPLRTPAPVPIPAGVTPEQLLAVAELDES
- a CDS encoding helix-turn-helix domain-containing protein — its product is MTDLDQLTQSLARNLKRWRGERSFTLDALAARAGVSRGMIIQIEQARTNPSVGTTVKLADALGISITTLLDYEQGAPVRLVPESQAVRMWSTEAGSFNALLVGTEARGPLELWSWQLMPGDGSASDPHPQGTVELLHVTAGTLTLVVDDTVYSVPAGASATFEAHHAHAYRNEGSEPVGVTMAVSIPPAR
- a CDS encoding YbaK/EbsC family protein is translated as MRAPIGSFEDAHPAADRLGLLTAPVARAVREGWGGVPAEQIIYVDTDPEIADTAAFVEHHGADLLSRSANCVVVAGKRGGEVTLAACLVLSHSRVDVNGAVRKHLGARKASFAPMEKAVGETGMEYGGITPVGLPDGWPLLIDSAVVDEEWVLIGSGSRRGKLIMPGKALAALPGAVVVEGLGITG
- a CDS encoding aminoglycoside N(3)-acetyltransferase, whose product is MSTARIPRVPTVPHSRARLAGELASLGVERGSVLMVHASLRAVGAVDGGADAVAAALRDALGPEGTLVVPAFTPENSDTSALYHARVRGLGEQEREAVRAAMPAFDPATTAAPSMGRLSEAVRRTHGAARSAHPQTSFAALGPLAGHVVADHHPDCHLGEDSPLARLHELRAGILLLGTGFGSCTAFHLAEYRVPSPPRRTYRCVVRDGGRRRWWEYEDVALDDSDFTALGADFERSDHGTAVRTAAVGSATGRLFRFPAAVAFAVRWLPSHRRGAVASEPCTPAT
- a CDS encoding CoA-binding protein, with the protein product MYADTETIRRILEETGDTWAVVGLSGNRSRAAYGVAEVLQRFGKRVVPVHPKAERVHGEEGYASLADIPFPVDVVDVFVNSELAGAVADEAVAIGASAVWFQLGVIDEKAYERTRAAGLDMVMDRCPAIEIPALNR
- a CDS encoding YigZ family protein — its product is MQEQYRTVARAGVHETEINRSRFLCALAPAATEQDAQDFVARVRREHPTATHNCFAYVIGADASVQKASDDGEPGGTAGVPMLQMLTRREMRYVVAVVTRYYGGVKLGAGGLIRAYGGVVGEALDAIGTLTRQRFRIATVTVGHQRAGRLENELRATGRTVREVRYAEAVTIEIGLPDAEVEEFRRWLADATAGEAELELGAEAYGDA
- a CDS encoding exonuclease SbcCD subunit D is translated as MRILHTSDWHLGRSFHRVSLHEAQAAYLDHLVATVQEHEVDVVLVAGDVYDRAVPPLSAVELFDDALHRLAAAGVPTVMISGNHDSARRLGVGAGLMGRAGIHLRTDPADCATPVVIPDTHGDVAFYGLPYLEPALVKDVFKAERAGHEAVLTAAMDRVRADLAERPDATRSVVLAHAFVAGGEPSDSERDITVGGVAAVPAGVFDGVDYVALGHLHGCQTVAERVRYSGSPLAYSFSETAHRKTMWLIDLDATGAIAAERIDCPVPRPLARLRGRLDALLDDPALDRHEHCWVEATLTDPVRPAEPMARLVERFPHTLSLVLEPDRAPDDPHTSYAQRLRGRDDQSIAEDFVAHVRGGYGIDEHERTVLRSAFDHVRVDDGVREVNR
- a CDS encoding SMC family ATPase, with translation MRLHRLGITAFGPFGTTQEIDFDALSAGGLFLLHGPTGAGKTSVLDAVCYALYGAVPGARQSPGTSLRSDHAAADLPTEVRLELTVAGRRLEITRRPAQPRPKKRGGGHTVEKAQSGLRVYDTEQGWQALSRSHQEIGEEITQLIGMSREQFCQVVLLPQGDFARFLRADAEARGKLLGRLFDTRRFAAVEERLADLRRAAENQVRAGDEQTLALAQRIAQAAGPAGRECPLPDVQPGEPGLADAVLAWAATARSSARERLDIAAEVLSAAESRHAAARFALDAERELAALQQRYAETRRRAAASEAGRPGHDDARERLSRARKADRVAPALELRDEAERAYRRASAARDRSRSRLPGSLADAGAEQLAALERRLREELGGLDAARRAERRSAEIDSERTALERQARADDELIRDAEGWLTGWEATRSGLHARIEAAQEAATRAELLAGRLDPARRRLEAARRRDELADESSCAEDRLARARERALGTREHWLDLRERRLRDIAAELARELVEGEACTVCGSADHPRPARAGEGHVDQATEDAAEGAHRRAEQARTEAEHALGAVRERYAAARAEAVEGAEAAVTDSAAADPTADALAALVDTLTREHAQAYRTAAGMHAAREALAAAEREQAQRAEDRQHAERRAAARTSRREGLDGEQAALEEVLAQARGESGSVTEHAALLQNRVALLVEAATTVREEESAAARLKDADDRLADAAFRAGFDTPQAAADTLLADAGQRALQHRIDAWQAEAAAVADRLAETDARAAADRAPAVPEVAQPAYDAAERLLRDASAALASARERCAELGRLSRRAADEVRGLGPVREEFERVARLAGLTAGTSADNERKMRLESYVLAARLEQVAEAATARLRRMSSGRYQLVHSDARTGGRRAGLGLHVIDAWTGRERDTATLSGGETFFASLALALGLADVVTDEAGGVRLDTLFIDEGFGSLDEQTLDEVLDVLDSLRERDRSVGIVSHVGDLRRRIPAQLEVVKERHGSAVRHRTADGISD